A part of Aegilops tauschii subsp. strangulata cultivar AL8/78 chromosome 2, Aet v6.0, whole genome shotgun sequence genomic DNA contains:
- the LOC109748334 gene encoding 26S proteasome non-ATPase regulatory subunit 1 homolog A isoform X2 translates to MAAVATVSSAGGILAMLHEPAEELKLHALASLNSVVHLFYPEISTSIPTIESLYEDEEFDQRQLAALVVSKVFYYLGELNDALLYALGAGPLFDVSEDSDYAHALLAKALDEYASFKTRASKATEEEENVDPRLEAIVERMLEKYDKILPFVHILLFIRWSIQLTVTLCCRCVLDGKYQQAMGMAVECRRLDKLEEAIVRCDNIHGALSYCINLSHQYVSHREYRCEVLRCLVKIYQTLPHPDFLSICQCLMFLGEPETVANILDTLISGSKDDALLAYQIAFDLVENENQAFLLNVRNRLDSQTPEPAGDVQMGDDTTTANGNAHPVDPNEAAHADKLAKLKGILSGEKSIQLTLQFLYSHNRSDLLILKTIKQAVEMRNSVCHSATICSNAIMHAGTTVDTFLRENLEWLSRATNWAKFSATAGLGVIHRGHLQQGRALMAPYLPQSGAVGGGSPYSEGGALYALGLIHANHGEGIKQFLRESLRNTSAEVIQHGACLGLGLASLGTADEEVFEDIKNVLYTDSAVAGEAAGIGMGLLMVGTASEKAAEMLAYAHDTQHEKIIRGLALGIALTVYGREEEADTLIEQMTRDQDPILRYGGMYALALAYRGTANNKAIHQLLHFAVSDVSDDVRRTAVMGLGFVLYNEPEQTPRIVSLLSESYNPHVRYGAALAVGISCAGTGLSDAISLLEPLTSDVVDFVRQGALIAMAMVMIQTNESFDSRVGTFRRQLEKIILDKHEDTMSKMGAILASGILDAGGRNVTIKLLSRNKHDKLTAVIGLAVFTQFWYWYPLLYFISLAFSPTAIIGLNSNLEVPKFEFLSHAKPSLFEYPKPTTQQTTTSAVKLPTAILSTYAKAKSRAKKDAESKAANQEKTAEAESKANQEKSTAESKPSQEKSTDAESKAKTTEDASGSTSGEAAKTQEKDGDAMQVDGAAEKKAPEPEPAFQILANPARVVPAQEKFIKFIEGSRYVPVRPAPCGFILLRDTQPSEAEELVLTDAPATVATGAGNNAAAAAAGQGSAAMAVDDEPQPPQPFEYSA, encoded by the exons ATGGCGGCGGTGGCGACTGTCAGCTCGGCCGGCGGGATCCTCGCCATGCTCCACGAGCCGGCGGAGGAGCTCAAGctgcacgcgctcgccagcctcaACTCCGTCGTCCACCTCTTCTACCCCGAGATCTCCACCAGCATCCCCACCAT TGAGAGCTTGTATGAAGATGAGGAGTTTGACCAGAGACAGCTAGCTGCACTAGTTGTTTCTAAG GTATTTTATTACTTGGGCGAGTTAAATGATGCACTATTGTATGCACTTGGTGCTGGGCCTCTGTTTGACGTTTCTGAGGATTCAGATTATGCTCATGCTCTTCTAG CCAAAGCATTAGATGAATATGCGAGTTTCAAGACAAGAGCTTCTAAAGCTACCGAGGAAGAAGAAAATGTGGATCCTAGATTAGAGGCCATAGTGGAGAGGATGTTGGAGAAGTATGATAAGATCCTACCGTTTGTGCATATTCTCTTATTTATCAGATGGAGTATTCAGCTAACAGTTACTCTTTGCTGTAGGTGTGTTCTTGATGGGAAATACCAACAGGCCATGGGTATGGCTGTTGAATGCAGGAGACTGGATAAACTGGAGGAAGCAATTGTTCGGTGTGATAATATTCACGGGGCTCTTTCATATTGCATCAACCTTTCTCATCAATATGTTAGTCACCGTGAATATCGCTGTGAG GTTCTTCGCTGTCTTGTTAAAATATACCAGACTTTGCCGCATCCAGATTTTCTGAGCATCTGCCAGTGCCTTATGTTTCTGGGTGAGCCTGAAACTGTTGCGAATATATTGGACACACTAATTTCTGGAAGCAAG GATGATGCTCTCCTTGCATACCAAATTGCTTTTGATCTGGTGGAAAATGAAAATCAGGCCTTCCTTCTGAATGTGAGGAATCGCCTGGACTCACAGACTCCTG AACCAGCGGGTGATGTTCAGATGGGAGATGACACTACTACGGCAAATGGAAATgctcacccagttgatccaaATGAGGCAGCGCATGCTGATAAGCTTGCAAAACTTAAAGGGATACTGTCAGGGGAGAAGTCTATTCAGCTTACGCTGCAATTTTTGTATAGCCACAACAG GTCCGATCTTCTAATTCTGAAGACAATAAAGCAGGCCGTGGAAATGAGGAACAGTGTTTGCCATAGCGCAACTATTTGTTCCAATGCGATCATGCATGCAGGAACAACTGTAGATACTTTTCTAAGAGAGAATCTG GAGTGGTTGAGCAGGGCTACTAATTGGGCTAAATTCAGTGCAACAGCTGGGCTAGGTGTGATTCATAGAGGCCACCTTCAGCAAGGTCGGGCTTTGATGGCCCCATACCTACCTCAAAGTGGTGCAGTTGGTGGTGGCAGTCCATACTCGGAAGGTGGTGCCCTCTATGCTTTAGGTTTGATTCATGCCAACCATGGTGAAGGAATCAAACAATTCCTCCGTGAAAGCCTTCGCAACACCAGTGCAGAG GTCATCCAGCATGGTGCTTGTTTGGGACTTGGGCTTGCCTCTCTGGGGACAGCAGATGAAGAAGTGTTTGAGGACATAAAGAATGTCCTTTACACAGACAGTGCTGTGGCTGGTGAAGCAGCTGGTATTGGCATGGGTTTGCTCATGGTAGGGACAGCCAGCGAGAAGGCTGCTGAGATGCTCGCTTATGCACATGATACACAGCATGAAAAGATTATCAG GGGTTTGGCACTTGGCATCGCATTGACGGTGTATGGCAGGGAAGAGGAAGCTGACACCTTGATCGAACAAATGACTAGAGATCAAGATCCCATACTACGTTATGGTGGTATGTATGCATTGGCTCTAGCCTACAGAGGAACCGCGAATAACAAAGCTATCCATCAGCTGCTGCATTTTGCTGTATCGGACGTCAGTGATGATGTTCGTAGGACTGCAGTTATGGGTCTTGGATTTGTTCTATACAACGAACCTGAGCAG ACTCCAAGAATTGTGTCCCTGCTCTCTGAATCATACAACCCGCATGTTCGTTATGGTGCAGCTTTAGCTGTTGGGATATCCTGTGCAGGAACAGGGTTAAGTGATGCCATTTCCTTGTTGGAGCCTCTCACGTCGGACGTTGTTGACTTTGTACGTCAGGGGGCTCTAATTGCCATGGCAATGGTCATGATCCAGACGAATGAATCCTTTGATTCTCGTGTTGGAACATTCAGGCGTCAGTTGGAGAAGATCATCCTTGACAAGCATGAGGACACCATGAGCAAAATGGGTGCCATACTTGCTTCTGGTATTCTGGATGCTGGTGGCAGGAATGTCACAATCAAACTTCTCTCGAGGAACAAGCATGACAAGCTCACTGCTGTGATTGGCCTCGCTGTTTTCACCCAGTTCTGGTACTGGTACCCACTCCTATACTTTATCAGCTTGGCCTTCTCGCCAACAGCCATCATTGGTCTCAACTCGAACCTGGAAGTGCCTAAGTTCGAATTCCTGTCACATGCTAAACCGTCCCTCTTTGAGTATCCGAAGCCGACCACTCAGCAGACTACGACTTCAGCAGTCAAGCTGCCCACAGCCATTTTGTCAACCTATGCCAAGGCAAAATCTAGGGCGAAGAAGGATGCAGAAAGCAAAGCTGCTAACCAGGAGAAGACAGCAGAAGCAGAAAGCAAAGCTAACCAGGAGAAGTCAACAGCAGAAAGCAAACCTAGCCAGGAGAAATCAACGGACGCAGAAAGCAAAGCTAAGACAACGGAAGATGCTTCTGGTTCTACTTCAGGCGAGGCAGCTAAGACACAGGAGAAGGATGGTGATGCAATGCAG GTTGACGGCGCGGCAGAGAAGAAGGCCCCGGAGCCAGAACCGGCCTTCCAGATCCTGGCGAACCCAGCCCGTGTTGTCCCCGCGCAGGAGAAGTTCATCAAGTTCATCGAGGGCAGCCGATACGTCCCCGTGAGGCCCGCCCCCTGTGGGTTCATCCTCCTCCGAGACACGCAGCCCAGCGAGGCGGAGGAGCTGGTGCTCACCGACGCCCCTGCGACCGTGGCCACGGGCGCTGGCAACAATGCAGCAGCCGCTGCTGCGGGGCAAGGCTCGGCCGCCATGGCCGTCGACGACGAGCCCCAGCCGCCCCAACCTTTCGAGTACTCGGCGTAG